One window of the Eucalyptus grandis isolate ANBG69807.140 chromosome 8, ASM1654582v1, whole genome shotgun sequence genome contains the following:
- the LOC104457371 gene encoding probable indole-3-acetic acid-amido synthetase GH3.1: protein MANSVMPSPMGAPACEKDAKALGFIEEMTQNVDSVQERVLREILTRNSGTEYLSRFRLGGATDRGSFKAKVPVVTYEDLQPEIQRIASGDRSNILCSQPISEFLTSSGTSAGERKLMPTIQEELDRRQLLYSLLMPVMNLYVPGLDKGKGLYFLFIKAETKTPGGLVARPVLTSYYKSEHFKTRPYDPYNVYTSPNEAILCPDSFQSMYTQMLYGLLMREEVLRVGAVFASGLLRAIKFLQLNWEQLAHDIATGSLNPKVTDPAIRECMSKIVSPKPDLAEFIRKECSGENWDRIITRIWPNTKYLDVIVTGAMAQYIPTLEYYSGGLPMACTMYASSECYFGLNLKPMCKPSEVSYTIMPNMGYFEFLPHDPSAPPLSRDSPPRLIDLADVEVGKEYELVITTYPGLCRYRVGDILQVTGFHNAAPQFRFVRRKNVLLSIDSDKTDESELQKAVESASALLREFNTSVVEYTSYADTKTIPGHYVIYWELLAKEPNKAPPNEVLNRCCLAMEECLNTVYRQCRVADNSIGPLEIRVVKNGTFEELMDYAISRGASINQYKAPRCVTYTPMLELLNSRVVSAHFSPSAPHWTPERRR from the exons atGGCCAACTCGGTGATGCCGTCTCCGATGGGCGCGCCGGCATGCGAGAAGGACGCTAAGGCGCTCGGGTTCATCGAGGAGATGACCCAAAACGTGGACTCGGTCCAGGAGAGGGTGCTCAGGGAGATCCTGACCCGAAACTCAGGGACCGAGTACCTGAGCCGGTTTAGGCTCGGCGGGGCCACCGACCGCGGCTCGTTCAAGGCCAAGGTCCCCGTGGTGACCTACGAGGACCTCCAGCCCGAGATCCAGCGCATCGCCAGTGGCGACCGTTCCAACATCCTGTGCTCTCAGCCCATCTCTGAGTTCCTCACCAG TTCGGGTACTTCGGCTGGAGAGAGAAAGCTGATGCCGACCATTCAAGAGGAGCTGGACCGTCGCCAACTACTCTATAGTCTCCTCATGCCGGTCATGAACCT TTATGTGCCTGGGCTGGACAAGGGCAAGGGCCTCTACTTCCTCTTCATCAAGGCGGAGACTAAGACGCCGGGCGGCCTAGTGGCGCGCCCGGTGCTCACGAGCTACTACAAGAGCGAGCACTTCAAGACCCGTCCGTACGACCCATACAATGTCTACACAAGCCCGAACGAGGCCATCCTTTGCCCAGACTCCTTCCAGAGCATGTACACCCAGATGCTCTACGGCCTCCTCATGCGTGAGGAGGTTCTCCGCGTCGGTGCCGTGTTCGCCTCCGGCCTTCTCCGTGCCATCAAGTTCCTCCAGCTCAACTGGGAGCAGCTAGCCCACGACATCGCCACCGGCTCCCTAAACCCTAAGGTCACTGACCCCGCCATCCGGGAGTGTATGTCCAAGATCGTGAGTCCTAAACCGGACCTTGCCGAGTTCATTCGAAAGGAATGTTCTGGCGAAAATTGGGATCGGATCATAACTAGGATTTGGCCCAACACTAAGTACTTGGATGTGATCGTGACTGGGGCTATGGCTCAATACATACCAACCCTGGAATATTATAGTGGTGGCTTGCCCATGGCATGCACTATGTATGCCTCATCCGAATGCTACTTTGGGCTAAACCTAAAACCCATGTGCAAGCCCTCAGAGGTTTCGTACACGATCATGCCGAACATGGGATACTTTGAGTTCCTCCCCCATGACCCGTCGGCCCCTCCCCTGTCACGGGACTCCCCTCCCCGACTCATCGACCTGGCAGATGTCGAGGTTGGGAAGGAGTACGAGCTTGTCATCACAACCTATCCAGGCCTCTGCCGGTACCGGGTCGGTGATATCCTCCAAGTCACAGGCTTCCACAACGCTGCCCCACAGTTCCGCTTCGTGCGGCGGAAGAATGTGCTCTTGAGCATCGACTCAGACAAGACGGATGAGTCGGAGCTCCAGAAGGCTGTGGAGAGTGCGTCGGCGCTCCTCCGCGAGTTTAACACTAGTGTGGTCGAGTACACAAGCTACGCCGACACGAAGACCATCCCAGGGCACTACGTCATCTATTGGGAACTGCTTGCGAAGGAGCCAAACAAAGCACCTCCTAATGAGGTACTCAACCGGTGTTGCCTCGCCATGGAAGAATGTCTCAACACCGTGTACCGGCAATGCCGGGTGGCAGATAACTCCATTGGGCCTCTAGAGATAAGGGTGGTGAAAAATGGTACATTTGAGGAGCTCATGGACTATGCAATCTCTAGGGGTGCTTCGATCAATCAATACAAGGCACCGAGATGTGTGACTTACACGCCTATGTTGGAGCTTCTCAATTCAAGGGTGGTCTCGGCGCATTTCAGCCCTAGTGCGCCGCACTGGACCCCTGAACGACGTCGCTGA
- the LOC104457372 gene encoding metal transporter Nramp3 — MPPKQPDEQQPLLPGSTDADDEAAAYDPAQKIHVVGIGDEAGGADPGTTPPFSWRKLWLFSGPGLLMSIAFLDPGNLEGDLQAGAVAGYSLLWLLLWATAMGLLVQLLAARLGVATGKHLAELCREEYPAWARLALWFMAEVALVGADIQEVIGSAIAINILSNGVLPLWSGVIITAADCFIFLFLENYGVRKLEAVFAFLIALMALSFAWMFGEAKPSAVELLLGVLIPKLSSKTITQAVAVLGGIIMPHNVFLHSALVQSRDFDRTKKGLVQEALNYNNIESSACLAVSFVINLFVTAVFAEGFYGTAVADSIGLVNAGKYLQEKFGGGVIPIMYIWGIGLLAAGQSSTITGTYAGQFIMGGFLNIRLRKWVRALITRSCAIVPAMVVALAFDTSEDSLDVMNEWLNVLQSVQIPFALIPLLCLVSKEELMGSFRIGPVLQVIAWLVAALVMVINGYLLVDFFSSDVQLGAILVTVVCALAVAYVSFIIYLVLRGINLPALRDFLRPKRAVANMEDL, encoded by the exons ATGCCACCTAAGCAACCCGACGAGCAGCAGCCGCTCCTCCCTGGCTCCACCGATGCGGACGACGAGGCTGCGGCGTATGACCCTGCCCAGAAGATCCATGTTGTCGGCATTGGTGATGAGGCCGGCGGGGCCGACCCCGGCACCACGCCGCCCTTCTCGTGGAGGAAGCTGTGGCTCTTCTCCGGCCCGGGGCTCCTGATGAGCATCGCGTTCCTCGACCCGGGGAACCTGGAGGGGGACCTCCAGGCCGGGGCGGTGGCCGGGTACTCGCTGCTGTGGCTGCTGCTGTGGGCCACGGCGATGGGGCTGCTGGTGCAGCTGCTGGCGGCGCGGCTGGGCGTGGCCACGGGGAAGCACCTGGCGGAGCTGTGCCGGGAGGAGTACCCCGCCTGGGCGCGGCTGGCGCTGTGGTTCATGGCCGAGGTGGCGCTGGTCGGGGCCGACATACAGGAGGTCATCGGGAGCGCCATCGCCATCAACATTCTGAGCAATGGGGTCTTGCCGCTCTGGTCTGGCGTCATCATCACTGCTGCTGACTG CTTTATCTTTCTGTTCCTCGAAAACTACGGCGTAAGGAAACTGGAAGCGGTCTTCGCTTTTCTCATAGCGTTGATGGCGCTCTCGTTCGCATGGATGTTTGGCGAAGCAAAGCCGAGCGCTGTCGAGCTACTTCTCG GCGTTTTGATTCCGAAACTCAGCTCCAAGACGATCACGCAAGCGGTGGCAGTTCTGGGCGGCATCATAATGCCCCACAACGTGTTCCTGCACTCGGCCCTCGTGCAGTCGCGCGACTTCGACCGCACCAAGAAAGGCCTGGTCCAAGAAGCCCTCAACTACAACAACATAGAGTCCTCTGCCTGCCTCGCTGTCTCCTTCGTCATCAATCTCTTCGTCACGGCCGTGTTCGCAGAGGGTTTCTACGGGACCGCCGTCGCTGACAGCATCGGCCTCGTTAACGCCGGGAAGTACCTCCAGGAGAAGTTTGGCGGGGGCGTCATTCCGATCATGTACATATGGGGGATTGGCCTATTAGCTGCAGGGCAGAGCAGCACCATAACCGGGACTTATGCAGGGCAGTTCATAATGGGGGGATTTCTCAATATAAGGCTGAGGAAATGGGTGAGGGCGCTGATCACGCGCAGCTGCGCGATCGTGCCGGCGATGGTCGTCGCCCTTGCGTTCGACACTTCGGAGGACAGCTTGGATGTTATGAACGAGTGGCTGAACGTGCTTCAGTCCGTGCAGATCCCCTTCGCTCTCATTCCGCTTCTCTGCCTTGTCTCCAAGGAAGAGCTGATGGGGAGTTTCCGGATCGGCCCTGTCCTCCAG GTGATTGCTTGGCTGGTGGCTGCACTGGTGATGGTGATCAACGGCTATCTTCTGGTGGACTTCTTCTCCAGCGACGTCCAACTAGGTGCCATCCTTGTCACCGTGGTGTGTGCTCTTGCGGTCGCATACGTTTCGTTCATAATTTACCTTGTTCTGAGGGGAATCAACCTTCCCGCTCTGCGCGATTTTTTACGGCCGAAAAGAGCCGTCGCTAACATGGAGGACCTATAA